Proteins encoded within one genomic window of Mauremys mutica isolate MM-2020 ecotype Southern chromosome 11, ASM2049712v1, whole genome shotgun sequence:
- the MINAR1 gene encoding major intrinsically disordered Notch2-binding receptor 1 — METNQESSLFLVKILEELDTKQNTVSYQDLCKSLCARFDLSQLAKLRSVLFYTACLDPNFPATLFKDKMRCTVNNQQSKKIMVAADIVTIFNLIQMNGGVAKEKLPVARQKMRKKESVESCRSDTEICNVVDCVTNCELRDREFNRGYSVRRSSKCRKVDCKDCQQFVPASEPNFLLGVNKEMKGRAASLDRLQALASYSIVNSPPCEMQSTYFPMNIENESISDQDSLPINATIKETFISNDEPFVLQSCVQKRNIFKEDFHNLITISPNLMPPNKKPEDGHREPQNRKETSKQGFFNHSFEMPYSSQYLNPVYSPIPDKRRVKHESLDDLQASTYFGPTTVLGSQDTKRWAGKPSKQTAWPAKSWSLNTEEVPDFERSFFSRKQAEEKQRYQSSNSQSPSFPAADRHQTYLNPKDQTPIMQANYAMKQNGHKPKEIPSIIDIEKHEPIKKFRDKSINCTSVQLLGIDKTTSVGTQTEQQGLEHKKCKELCAPSQTKYGERHSLKQSDDDSEIVSDDISDIFRFLDDMSICGSTGIMQSSCYNSTGSLSQIRKSDCESSPEHNLTKITNGNSSNKLDKVVRSDINNTDDELKTSVCKLVLRIGEIEKKLESLSGVREEISQVLGKLNKLDEKIQQPEKVNVQIDLNSLTSEVQSDESTSPRVFQCHNASHGGKLENNPDWCCSDASGSNSESLRVKALKKSLFTRRSSRSLTEENSATESKIASISNSPRDWRAITYTNQVGMTEEEKKDRSGVENKDWHRKSKEADRQYEIPQPHRLSKQPKDAFLIEQVFSPHPYPASLKSHMKSNPLYTDMRLTELAEVKRAQPSWTIEEYTRNSGDKGKLAALDLQTQESLNPNNLEYWMEDIYTPGYDSLLKRKEAEFRRAKVCKIAALIAAAACTVILVIVVPICTMKS, encoded by the exons ATGGAGACCAACCAGGAATCCTCGCTCTTCCTGGTGAAGATTCTGGAAGAGTTGGATACCAAGCAAAACACAGTTTCTTATCAGGATCTCTGCAAGTCACTGTGTGCAAGGTTTGATTTGTCCCAGCTGGCCAAGCTCAGAAGTGTGCTCTTTTACACGGCTTGCCTGGATCCTAATTTCCCAGCAACTTTGTTCAAAGACAAAATGAGATGCACTGTAAACAATCAGCAATCAAAGAAAATCATGGTTGCAGCAGATATAGTAACGATATTCAACCTCATACAAATGAACGGGGGAGTGGCCAAGGAAAAACTCCCTGTTGCACGACAAAAAATGAGGAAGAAAGAATCAGTTGAGTCCTGCAGGTCTGACACAGAAATTTGCAACGTGGTGGATTGTGTGACTAATTGCGAGCTGAGAGACAGAGAGTTTAACAGGGGCTACTCAGTTAGAAGGTCTTCCAAATGCAGGAAGGTGGATTGTAAAGATTGTCAACAATTTGTACCTGCTTCAGAACCTAACTTTTTGCTTGGCGTTAATAAGGAAATGAAAGGCCGAGCTGCCTCGCTTGATAGGCTGCAGGCACTAGCATCCTATTCCATTGTTAACTCTCCACCCTGTGAAATGCAGAGCACATACTTCCCAATGAACATTGAGAACGAATCAATCTCTGACCAGGACTCATTGCCTATCAATGCAACTATAAAAGAGACTTTTATTTCGAATGATGAGCCGTTTGTGTTGCAATCATGTGTACAGAAAAGAAACATATTCAAGGAAGATTTTCATAATCTTATCACAATATCTCCCAATTTAATGCCACCCAATAAAAAGCCAGAAGATGGACATAGAGAGCCTCAGAACAGGAAAGAAACCTCCAAACAGGGTTTCTTCAACCACAGTTTTGAAATGCCATACAGCAGCCAGTACTTGAATCCAGTTTATTCTCCTATACCAGACAAAAGACGAGTCAAACACGAAAGCTTAGATGATCTCCAAGCTTCTACATACTTTGGCCCAACCACTGTACTTGGGTCCCAAGATACAAAAAGATGGGCAGGAAAACCGAGTAAACAAACAGCATGGCCAGCAAAAAGCTGGAGCTTAAACACGGAGGAGGTACCTGATTTTGAAAGATCCTTTTTCAGTAGGAAGCAAGCTGAAGAGAAGCAGCGATatcagagttcaaacagccagTCACCAAGTTTTCCTGCAGCAGACAGGCACCAAACCTATCTCAATCCCAAGGATCAAACACCGATTATGCAGGCTAACTATGCCATGAAACAAAATGGACACAAACCCAAGGAAATTCCCTCCATCATAGACATAGAGAAACACGAGCCAATCAAAAAGTTTAGGGATAAAAGCATTAACTGCACTTCTGTTCAGCTGCTAGGCATTGACAAAACCACCAGCGTTGGGACACAAACAGAGCAGCAAGGGTTGGAACACAAAAAATGCAAGGAGTTGTGCGCTCCAAGTCAAACTAAGTATGGAGAGAGGCATTCTCTAAAGCAATCAGATGATGACTCTGAAATTGTGAGTGATGATATCAGTGACATTTTTCGATTTCTGGATGATATGAGCATCTGTGGATCTACAGGAATTATGCAATCCTCCTGTTACAACAGCACTGGGTCACTGTCTCAGATACGTAAATCTGACTGTGAAAGCTCTCCTGAACACAATTTAACTAAAATAACCAATGGGAATTCTAGTAACAAGCTAGATAAAGTGGTCCGGTCAGATATCAACAATACAGATGATGAGCTAAAAACTAGTGTCTGCAAGTTAGTTCTCAGGATTGGTGAAATAGAAAAGAAACTAGAATCTCTGTCAGGTGTCAGAGAAGAAATCTCCCAAGTCCTGGGAAAACTAAATAAGTTGGatgaaaaaattcagcagcctgaGAAGGTCAATGTACAAATAGATCTTAATTCCCTGACGAGTGAGGTTCAGTCAGATGAGAGCACCTCTCCACGGGTATTTCAGTGTCATaatgcttctcatggaggcaAGCTGGAGAATAACCCGGACTGGTGCTGTTCTGATGCCAGCGGAAGTAACAGCGAAAGTCTTCGGGTAAAAgccttaaaaaaaagtttatttaccAGGAGGTCCTCACGATCACTGACTGAGGAGAACAGCGCCACTGAATCCAAAATAGCAAGTATTTCCAACTCTCCACGAGACTGGAGAGCTATCACATATACCAACCAGGTTGGCATGACAGAAGAGGAGAAGAAAGACAGAAGTGGAGTTGAAAATAAGGACTGGCACAGGAAATCCAAAGAG GCAGACAGGCAATATGAAATCCCACAGCCACATAGACTCTCTAAACAACCAAAAGATGCTTTCTTGATTGAACAAGTCTTTAGTCCTCATCCCTACCCTGCATCACTCAAGTCACATATGAAAAGCAACCCACTCTACACAGACATGAGGTTGACAGAACTGGCTGAAGTTAAACGTGCCCAGCCATCATGGACCATAGAAGAATATACCAGGAACTCAGGAGATAAAGGCAAGCTTGCAGCTTTGGATCTACAA ACTCAAGAATCTTTAAATCCAAACAACTTAGAATACTGGATGGAAGACATTTATACTCCAGGCTATGATTCCTTATTAAAACGCAAAGAAGCTGAGTTCAGAAGAGCAAAAGTCTGCAAGATAGCTGCTCTGATTGCGGCTGCAGCTTGTACAGTTATCCTGGTCATTGTAGTTCCCATTTGTACTATGAAATCATGA